From Microbacterium croceum, a single genomic window includes:
- a CDS encoding ABC transporter permease, with translation MFSYIIRRLLQLIPVFFGATLLIYALVFLMPGDPIAALFGDKPPAPALLEAIRAQYHLDEPFLVQYYYYILGVFQGDMGTTFSGQSVNEVLSRTLPVTGRLAIMAIGIEFLLAIVIGTFSALRKGKLFDNGALVVSLIFLSMPIFVVAFLAQYFLAIKLGWFRATVGGENDWGDLWLPAIVLGLSLFATSMRLMRGSVLDTLNQDWVRTAYSKGLSRGRVIPVHVLRNSLIPVITNSATNFGVLLVGATVTEFIFNIPGVGNTLFHATLKHEGPTIVSFVTVFVIIYVLVNLAVDLLYGLLDPRIRYVR, from the coding sequence ATGTTCTCGTACATCATCCGACGACTGCTGCAGCTGATCCCCGTGTTCTTCGGGGCCACTCTGCTGATCTACGCGCTCGTCTTCCTCATGCCGGGCGACCCCATCGCGGCGTTGTTCGGAGACAAGCCACCTGCGCCGGCGCTGCTCGAGGCGATCCGTGCGCAGTACCACCTCGATGAGCCGTTCCTGGTGCAGTACTACTACTACATCCTCGGCGTCTTCCAGGGCGACATGGGCACCACATTCTCGGGACAGTCCGTGAATGAAGTGCTCTCTCGCACTCTTCCCGTCACGGGACGTCTTGCGATCATGGCCATCGGGATCGAGTTCCTGCTCGCCATCGTGATCGGGACCTTCTCCGCTCTGCGCAAGGGCAAGCTGTTCGACAACGGGGCGCTCGTGGTCTCGCTGATCTTCCTGTCGATGCCGATCTTCGTCGTCGCGTTCCTGGCGCAGTACTTCCTCGCCATCAAACTCGGGTGGTTCCGGGCGACGGTGGGTGGGGAGAACGACTGGGGCGACCTCTGGTTGCCTGCGATCGTGCTCGGGCTGAGTCTGTTCGCGACGAGTATGCGCCTGATGCGTGGGTCGGTCCTCGACACTTTGAACCAGGATTGGGTGCGCACCGCCTACAGCAAAGGGCTCTCCCGCGGTCGTGTGATCCCCGTCCACGTGCTGCGCAATTCGCTCATCCCCGTCATCACGAACTCGGCGACGAACTTCGGTGTGCTGCTGGTCGGTGCGACGGTGACGGAGTTCATCTTCAACATCCCCGGCGTGGGAAACACCCTGTTCCACGCCACGTTGAAGCACGAGGGCCCGACCATCGTGTCGTTCGTGACCGTGTTCGTGATCATCTACGTTCTCGTCAACCTGGCCGTGGATCTGCTCTACGGCCTGCTCGACCCGAGGATTCGCTATGTCCGCTGA
- a CDS encoding AzlC family ABC transporter permease: MTPEREVWREALGVVVATSAYGVSFGALAVASGLDVWQTCVLSLLMFTGGSQFAFVGVFTAGGVAALPSAIASAVLLGVRNVAYGMRMSPIVGGGPVRRAVAAHFTIDESTAVAISQGDPRLRRVGFWVTGIGIFVGWNITTLIGALVGDVLGDPRTWGLDAAAAAAFLALLWPRLQQRQAIAVGIAAAVVAAALTPLLMPGIPVLIAAVVAIIVGWFNLFANRPSTGAAPASSGGAS, from the coding sequence GTGACGCCCGAGCGGGAAGTGTGGCGAGAGGCGCTCGGCGTCGTGGTGGCGACCAGCGCCTACGGCGTCTCGTTCGGTGCGCTCGCGGTCGCCTCTGGACTCGATGTCTGGCAGACCTGCGTGCTGAGCCTGCTGATGTTCACCGGCGGCTCGCAGTTCGCGTTCGTCGGTGTGTTCACGGCCGGGGGAGTCGCTGCCCTGCCCTCGGCCATCGCCTCCGCGGTGCTGCTGGGCGTGCGCAACGTGGCGTATGGCATGCGGATGTCGCCGATCGTCGGGGGAGGACCGGTCCGCCGCGCGGTAGCCGCGCACTTCACGATCGACGAGTCCACGGCTGTTGCGATCTCTCAGGGCGATCCGCGTCTGCGCCGGGTGGGGTTCTGGGTCACGGGAATCGGGATCTTCGTGGGGTGGAACATCACCACGCTGATCGGGGCGCTCGTGGGCGATGTGCTCGGCGATCCGCGCACGTGGGGACTGGATGCCGCCGCTGCGGCCGCGTTCCTGGCGCTGCTGTGGCCGCGGCTGCAGCAGCGGCAGGCGATCGCGGTCGGCATCGCCGCCGCAGTCGTGGCCGCCGCGCTCACTCCGTTGCTGATGCCGGGCATCCCCGTGCTGATCGCCGCCGTGGTCGCGATCATCGTCGGGTGGTTCAACCTGTTCGCTAACCGTCCGTCCACTGGCGCGGCACCCGCATCGTCGGGGGGTGCGTCGTGA
- a CDS encoding phospholipase, with product MLHLHNTRASRRAAAALQAHSAVRARRPLLVLGTLTGALLGITLTVGVVSAPAAGAENPATADLAAAAVASGPQPLREIADDASEAYAEATDAVAAAEALTAEVAASGLDLGDTVVSIDTAELQADAQALAGRALVPALLLEDLTADAVADTQAVVALTTDLRETYTAAQEKKAAAEAAVAAEKAAAEKAAAEKAALAAANTVDGAKATAREMASSRYGWGDDQFSCLSSLWTKESGWNYQAYNADGGATGIPQALPGSKMASAGSDWQTNAATQIAWGLEYIAGSYGSPCSAWSHSQAMNWY from the coding sequence TTGCTTCACCTTCACAACACCCGTGCGTCCCGGCGCGCCGCTGCGGCGCTCCAGGCCCATTCCGCTGTCCGCGCCCGTCGCCCCCTGCTGGTCCTCGGCACACTCACCGGTGCCCTGCTCGGCATCACCCTCACGGTCGGGGTCGTCTCGGCTCCCGCCGCCGGCGCCGAGAACCCCGCCACCGCAGACCTTGCCGCCGCGGCTGTCGCCAGTGGCCCTCAGCCTCTGCGAGAGATCGCGGATGACGCGAGCGAGGCATACGCCGAAGCCACCGACGCTGTCGCAGCGGCCGAAGCGCTCACCGCCGAGGTCGCGGCCTCCGGTCTCGATCTGGGCGACACGGTCGTCTCGATCGACACTGCGGAGCTGCAGGCGGATGCGCAGGCGCTGGCCGGCCGTGCGCTCGTCCCCGCACTCCTCCTCGAGGATCTGACCGCCGATGCCGTGGCCGACACGCAGGCGGTCGTCGCGCTCACCACCGACCTGCGCGAGACCTACACGGCCGCGCAGGAGAAGAAGGCAGCAGCGGAAGCTGCGGTGGCGGCGGAGAAGGCGGCGGCGGAGAAGGCGGCGGCGGAGAAGGCCGCACTCGCCGCGGCGAACACGGTCGACGGTGCGAAGGCGACCGCACGCGAGATGGCGTCCAGCCGATACGGGTGGGGGGATGACCAGTTCTCCTGCTTGAGCTCTCTGTGGACCAAGGAGTCCGGCTGGAACTACCAGGCGTACAACGCAGACGGCGGGGCGACCGGCATTCCGCAAGCGCTCCCCGGCAGCAAGATGGCCTCCGCCGGCAGCGACTGGCAGACGAACGCCGCCACCCAGATCGCCTGGGGGCTCGAGTACATCGCCGGCTCCTACGGTTCGCCCTGCAGCGCGTGGTCGCACTCGCAGGCAATGAACTGGTACTGA
- a CDS encoding dipeptide ABC transporter ATP-binding protein, which translates to MSITSQRPTEPILSVKDLKVSFRGQDGEREVLHGISFDVHAGETVAIVGESGSGKSTSAAAIINLLPGTGRITGGSITLEGRELTKLTRHEIEDVRGKDIGFVPQDPMASLNPVWSIGFQVKEAVRANGLASGRGQVRDRAVEVLKQAGLADAERRLHQYPHQFSGGMRQRALIGIGLAADPKLLIADEPTSALDVTVQRVILDHMASLTRDRGTAVLLITHDLGLAAERAEKIIVMNGGDIVEAGPSRAILENPQHPYTKRLVGAAPSIASQRIQAVVEDRGVKTVDDLSDAAPTVRVAGLTKDYRIRQGGFRSEAFRAVDDVSFEIPKGKTLALVGESGSGKSTVAKMLLKLEEPTSGLIEIDGQDVSHLSGAQAFGLRRRMQPVFQDPYGSMDPMRNIGNTIAEPLNIHGIGDQSSRRDRVHELLDQVSLPRELSTRYPNELSGGQRQRVAIARALALKPDIVILDEAVSALDVLVQDQILKLLAELQSELDLTYLFITHDLAVVRVSSDFVCVMERGKLVEQGTVDEIFANPQQEYTDRLLKAIPGVSIALGGAGS; encoded by the coding sequence ATGAGCATCACCTCACAGCGTCCCACGGAGCCGATCCTGAGCGTGAAGGACCTGAAGGTCTCCTTCCGCGGGCAGGACGGTGAGCGCGAGGTGCTTCACGGCATCTCGTTCGATGTTCACGCCGGTGAGACCGTCGCGATCGTGGGGGAGTCGGGCTCCGGCAAGTCCACGTCCGCGGCGGCGATCATCAATCTGCTTCCCGGTACCGGCAGGATCACCGGCGGCAGCATCACCCTCGAGGGGCGCGAGCTGACGAAGCTCACCCGCCATGAGATCGAGGACGTCCGTGGAAAGGACATCGGCTTCGTTCCGCAGGATCCGATGGCCAGCCTCAACCCGGTCTGGTCGATCGGATTCCAGGTCAAGGAGGCGGTCCGTGCGAACGGACTGGCTTCGGGCCGGGGCCAGGTGCGCGATCGCGCCGTCGAAGTGCTGAAGCAGGCCGGGCTCGCCGACGCCGAAAGGCGTCTGCACCAGTACCCGCATCAGTTCTCGGGCGGTATGCGCCAGCGCGCGCTCATCGGCATCGGTCTCGCGGCCGATCCGAAGCTGCTGATCGCAGACGAGCCCACAAGTGCGCTGGACGTCACAGTGCAACGCGTGATCCTCGATCACATGGCCTCGCTCACCCGCGACCGTGGCACTGCGGTGCTGCTCATCACCCACGACCTCGGCCTCGCGGCCGAGCGTGCGGAGAAGATCATCGTGATGAACGGCGGCGACATCGTCGAGGCCGGGCCCAGCCGTGCGATCCTCGAGAACCCGCAGCACCCGTACACGAAGCGGCTGGTCGGCGCTGCGCCGAGCATCGCCTCGCAGCGGATCCAGGCCGTCGTGGAGGATCGGGGCGTCAAGACGGTCGACGACCTCAGCGACGCGGCGCCCACGGTGCGGGTCGCAGGGCTGACGAAGGACTATCGAATCCGGCAGGGCGGCTTCCGCAGCGAGGCCTTCCGGGCGGTCGACGACGTGTCGTTCGAGATCCCGAAGGGCAAGACGCTGGCGCTGGTCGGCGAGTCGGGGTCCGGCAAATCGACCGTTGCGAAGATGCTGCTCAAACTCGAGGAGCCCACGTCCGGACTCATCGAGATCGACGGCCAGGACGTCTCGCACCTCTCCGGTGCCCAGGCGTTCGGGCTGCGACGGCGGATGCAACCGGTGTTCCAGGACCCCTATGGGTCGATGGATCCCATGCGCAACATCGGCAACACGATCGCGGAGCCGCTGAACATCCACGGCATCGGCGACCAGTCGTCGCGGCGCGACCGAGTTCATGAGCTGCTCGATCAGGTGTCGTTGCCGCGGGAGCTGTCGACAAGGTACCCGAACGAACTCTCCGGAGGGCAGCGGCAGCGCGTCGCGATCGCGCGCGCTCTGGCGCTGAAACCCGACATCGTGATCCTCGACGAGGCGGTTTCGGCGCTCGACGTGCTGGTGCAGGATCAGATCCTGAAGCTGCTCGCCGAGCTGCAATCGGAGCTGGACCTCACCTACCTGTTCATCACACACGACCTCGCGGTCGTGCGAGTGTCCAGCGACTTCGTCTGCGTGATGGAGCGCGGCAAGCTCGTCGAACAGGGCACGGTGGATGAGATCTTCGCCAACCCGCAGCAGGAGTACACGGACCGGCTGCTCAAGGCGATTCCGGGGGTCTCGATCGCTCTGGGCGGCGCCGGATCGTGA
- a CDS encoding CPBP family intramembrane glutamic endopeptidase gives MTSLPADNALLTAPPSRARLWWEIAIVLALGLGQSAVYAIVQLAYRLTDETPLADQTATLNPSRSDREIFDLIYQILSIGFSLVPVVLVCFLLWQTSRPHLGRLGLDGTRMGRDAGRGVLLVLAIGIPGLALYLVGRALGLFVAVNPTGLDTHWWTVPILLLAAARAALQEEFVVLGYLFARLKQLGWSPWTIIVATSVLRASYHLYQGPGAFIGNLAMGLLFGWLFHRSGRLLPFLVAHFLIDATVFVGYPWAAATWPALFGLPG, from the coding sequence GTGACCTCCCTCCCGGCTGACAACGCCCTGCTCACCGCACCGCCCTCGCGCGCGCGGTTGTGGTGGGAGATCGCGATCGTGCTGGCGCTCGGCCTCGGTCAGTCGGCCGTGTACGCGATCGTCCAGCTGGCATACCGGCTGACCGATGAGACGCCGCTCGCCGATCAGACCGCGACACTGAATCCCTCGCGCAGCGACCGCGAGATCTTCGACCTGATCTACCAGATCCTCTCGATCGGGTTCTCGCTGGTGCCGGTCGTGCTCGTCTGCTTCCTGCTGTGGCAGACGTCGCGTCCGCACCTGGGCCGTCTGGGGCTGGACGGGACACGCATGGGTCGCGATGCCGGCCGCGGAGTACTGCTGGTGCTCGCCATCGGTATCCCCGGCCTCGCGCTCTACCTGGTCGGGCGCGCACTCGGCCTGTTCGTGGCGGTGAACCCCACGGGGCTCGATACGCACTGGTGGACCGTGCCGATCCTGCTGCTCGCGGCCGCCCGCGCCGCGTTGCAGGAAGAGTTCGTCGTGCTCGGGTACCTGTTCGCGCGGCTGAAACAGCTGGGCTGGAGCCCCTGGACGATCATCGTGGCGACCTCCGTGCTGCGTGCGAGCTACCACCTCTATCAAGGCCCCGGTGCGTTCATCGGCAACCTCGCGATGGGACTGCTGTTCGGCTGGCTGTTCCACCGCAGCGGCCGACTCCTGCCGTTCCTGGTGGCGCACTTCCTGATCGACGCGACCGTGTTCGTCGGCTACCCGTGGGCCGCGGCTACCTGGCCCGCGCTGTTCGGGCTGCCCGGCTGA
- a CDS encoding PH domain-containing protein, which translates to MVLTGLLALFLLGDAVARGGWGPMLLLAPWVLLGLWVIYELSFVSYVRMDDDGVVVQNMLRRTSFGWRRVRDIDMRWQLVFSLEDSTDVTCFGGPAHARQRRSRMREEHEQKAPAGLRELTDIRDRWQASGPTANGQISRSWDGRALVALTVIIVWATISVLLVANG; encoded by the coding sequence ATGGTCCTGACCGGGCTGCTGGCGCTGTTCCTCCTCGGAGACGCCGTGGCCCGAGGCGGCTGGGGGCCGATGCTGCTTCTGGCGCCATGGGTGCTGCTCGGCCTCTGGGTCATCTACGAACTGAGCTTCGTCTCGTACGTGCGAATGGATGACGACGGAGTCGTCGTCCAGAACATGCTTCGCCGCACGTCGTTCGGATGGAGGCGCGTACGCGACATCGACATGCGCTGGCAGCTGGTGTTCTCACTCGAGGACAGTACGGATGTCACGTGCTTCGGCGGTCCCGCACATGCGCGCCAGCGTCGTAGTCGGATGCGGGAGGAACACGAGCAGAAGGCGCCCGCCGGCCTGCGCGAGCTCACGGACATCCGCGACCGCTGGCAGGCGTCCGGCCCCACAGCGAACGGTCAGATCAGTCGCTCTTGGGATGGTCGGGCGCTCGTGGCGCTCACGGTCATCATCGTCTGGGCGACGATCTCCGTCCTTCTCGTCGCCAACGGTTGA
- a CDS encoding helix-turn-helix domain-containing protein has protein sequence MEELRTRIARTLRREREAASLSVSELARRAGISKATVSQLEGGSGNPSVETLWALGVALGVPFAVLVDQQANAPTLIRADDLAGVPSSAAAYSASLLSASPPGARRDLYLIQAEPGDPRRSDPHHPGTTEHVILIAGEARIGPVEQPVLLHPGDYLSYAGDVPHIFEATVAGTSAVLISELR, from the coding sequence ATGGAGGAACTCCGCACTCGCATCGCCCGCACGCTCCGCCGCGAACGCGAAGCCGCATCCCTCTCGGTGTCGGAACTGGCGCGGAGAGCCGGCATCTCCAAGGCCACCGTCTCCCAGCTCGAGGGCGGCTCGGGCAATCCCAGCGTCGAGACGCTGTGGGCACTGGGGGTCGCGCTCGGAGTGCCGTTCGCCGTGCTCGTCGACCAGCAGGCGAACGCGCCGACGCTGATCCGCGCCGATGACCTGGCCGGAGTGCCGTCATCCGCTGCCGCCTACAGCGCCTCGCTGCTGTCGGCCAGCCCCCCGGGCGCCCGCCGTGACCTGTACCTGATCCAGGCGGAACCCGGGGATCCCCGGCGCTCCGATCCTCACCATCCCGGCACCACCGAGCACGTGATCCTGATCGCCGGCGAAGCGCGTATCGGGCCGGTCGAGCAACCTGTCCTCCTGCACCCCGGCGACTACCTCTCCTACGCCGGCGACGTGCCGCACATCTTCGAGGCGACCGTCGCGGGCACCAGCGCCGTCCTCATCTCCGAACTGCGCTGA
- a CDS encoding ABC transporter permease, with translation MSAENKDHYVAPVTKTAVKTDAVVVSGKPASLWRDGWYDLRRRPMFWISLAIIAVILLMAVWPTLFTQTAPNDGCYLENSNGAPAPGHPLGFTFQGCDIFSRIVWGARTSVSVGLISTLISSGLGLIMGAFAGYYGGWVDAVLSRIGDIFFSIPYVLAAVVVMTVYSDFRNVLTLSIAIGGFAWASTARVVRAEILRVRQADFVTASSALGLSRFRTLLAHVIPNALAPLLVLATLALAGAIVAEATLTFLGVGLGGGAAGDVMSWGRDISDAQRTLRIAPMSLIYPSIALTVTVLAFIMLGELIRDALDPKARAQR, from the coding sequence ATGTCCGCTGAAAACAAAGATCACTACGTCGCCCCGGTCACCAAGACCGCGGTCAAGACCGATGCGGTCGTCGTATCCGGAAAACCTGCCAGCCTCTGGCGCGATGGATGGTACGACCTGCGTCGTCGCCCCATGTTCTGGATCTCGCTCGCGATCATCGCGGTCATCCTCCTGATGGCTGTCTGGCCGACGCTGTTCACGCAGACGGCTCCCAACGACGGTTGTTACCTCGAGAACTCGAACGGTGCGCCGGCGCCGGGTCACCCGCTCGGGTTCACGTTCCAGGGATGCGACATCTTCTCGCGCATCGTCTGGGGCGCGCGCACGTCAGTGAGCGTCGGTCTGATCTCCACCCTGATCAGCTCCGGTCTCGGACTGATCATGGGGGCGTTCGCCGGATACTACGGCGGATGGGTCGATGCGGTGCTGTCGCGCATCGGTGACATCTTCTTCTCGATTCCCTACGTGTTGGCGGCTGTGGTCGTCATGACGGTGTACTCGGACTTCCGGAACGTCCTCACCCTTTCGATCGCGATCGGTGGATTCGCGTGGGCATCGACTGCCCGCGTGGTGCGTGCCGAGATCCTCCGCGTGCGGCAGGCGGACTTCGTGACGGCATCCAGCGCGCTGGGCCTGTCGCGGTTCCGCACGCTGCTCGCGCATGTGATTCCGAACGCGCTCGCGCCCTTGCTGGTGCTTGCGACGCTGGCGCTCGCGGGCGCGATCGTGGCGGAGGCGACGTTGACCTTCCTCGGTGTCGGGCTGGGCGGCGGCGCCGCCGGCGACGTCATGTCGTGGGGCAGGGACATCAGCGATGCGCAGAGAACTCTGCGCATCGCACCCATGTCGCTGATCTACCCGTCCATCGCGCTCACGGTCACCGTGCTCGCGTTCATCATGCTGGGCGAGCTCATCCGAGACGCTCTCGACCCGAAGGCGAGGGCACAGCGATGA
- the typA gene encoding translational GTPase TypA: protein MAHALRSDLRNVAIVAHVDHGKTTLVDAMLRQTGSFGEHAHIDERAMDSNDLEREKGITILAKNTAITYKGKHADGKEITINVIDTPGHADFGGEVERGLSMVDGVVLLVDASEGPLPQTRFVLRKALESKLPVILLVNKTDRPDARIAEVEEEAHDLLLGLASDLVDDVPDLDVDALLDVPVVYASGRAGAASQNRPADGSLPDNDDLEPLFEAILQHVPAPSYDDEAPLQAWVTNLDSSPFLGRLALLRVFNGTLKKGQTVAWVRADGTHQNARITELLKTRALERYPAESAGPGDIVAIAGFENITIGETIADPEDVRPLPAITVDDPAISMTIGTNTSPLMGKVKGHKLTARMVKDRLDKELIGNVSLKVVDIGRPDAWEVQGRGELALAILVENMRREGFELTVGKPQVVTKKIDGKTYEPFEHLTIDTPEEHLGAITQLLANRKGRMENMTNHGTGWVRMEFIVPSRGLIGFRSEFLTTTRGTGIANAISHGYEPWAGSITTRQNGSIVADRQGVVTPFAMIALQERMSFFVQPTQEVYEGMVIGENSRADDMDVNITKEKKLTNMRAASSDTFESMTPPRQLTLEESLEFARDDECVEVTPEVVRIRKVNLDANTRARETARMKRQDAGA from the coding sequence ATGGCGCACGCCCTCCGCTCTGACCTCCGCAACGTCGCTATCGTCGCGCACGTCGACCACGGCAAGACCACGCTCGTCGACGCGATGCTCCGCCAGACCGGCTCGTTCGGCGAGCACGCCCACATCGACGAACGCGCGATGGACTCGAACGACCTCGAGCGTGAGAAGGGCATCACGATCCTCGCCAAGAACACGGCGATCACCTACAAGGGCAAGCACGCCGATGGCAAGGAGATCACGATCAACGTGATCGACACCCCCGGTCACGCCGACTTCGGTGGCGAGGTCGAGCGCGGCCTGTCCATGGTCGACGGTGTGGTGCTGCTCGTCGACGCCAGCGAGGGCCCGCTGCCCCAGACCCGCTTCGTGCTGCGCAAGGCGCTCGAGTCGAAGCTCCCCGTCATCCTTCTCGTCAACAAGACCGACCGCCCCGACGCCCGCATCGCGGAGGTCGAGGAAGAGGCGCACGACCTGCTTCTGGGTCTCGCGTCCGACCTGGTCGACGATGTGCCCGACCTCGACGTCGACGCGCTCCTCGACGTGCCGGTGGTCTACGCCTCCGGTCGCGCCGGCGCCGCATCGCAGAACCGTCCCGCCGACGGCTCGCTGCCCGACAACGACGACCTCGAGCCGCTGTTCGAGGCGATCCTCCAGCATGTTCCGGCCCCCTCGTACGACGACGAGGCGCCGCTGCAGGCCTGGGTCACGAACCTCGACTCCAGCCCGTTCCTCGGCCGTCTCGCGCTGCTGCGCGTCTTCAACGGCACGCTGAAGAAAGGCCAGACGGTGGCCTGGGTCCGCGCCGACGGCACCCACCAGAACGCTCGCATCACCGAGCTCCTGAAGACCCGCGCCCTCGAGCGCTACCCGGCAGAGTCCGCCGGCCCCGGAGACATCGTCGCCATCGCCGGCTTCGAGAACATCACGATCGGCGAGACCATCGCCGACCCCGAGGATGTGCGTCCGCTGCCGGCCATCACGGTCGACGACCCCGCCATCTCGATGACGATCGGCACCAACACCTCGCCGCTCATGGGCAAGGTCAAGGGGCACAAGCTCACCGCTCGCATGGTCAAGGACCGTCTCGACAAGGAGCTCATCGGCAACGTGTCGCTCAAGGTCGTCGACATCGGACGTCCGGATGCCTGGGAGGTGCAGGGTCGTGGCGAGCTGGCTCTGGCCATCCTCGTCGAGAACATGCGCCGCGAGGGCTTCGAGCTCACCGTCGGCAAGCCCCAGGTTGTCACGAAGAAGATCGACGGCAAGACCTACGAGCCGTTCGAGCACCTCACGATCGACACTCCCGAAGAGCACCTCGGCGCGATCACACAGCTCCTGGCGAACCGCAAGGGCCGTATGGAGAACATGACCAACCACGGCACCGGTTGGGTGCGCATGGAGTTCATCGTGCCGTCGCGCGGCCTCATCGGCTTCCGCAGCGAGTTCCTGACCACGACCCGCGGCACCGGCATCGCCAACGCGATCTCGCACGGCTACGAGCCGTGGGCCGGCTCCATCACGACGCGTCAGAACGGCTCGATCGTCGCCGACCGCCAGGGTGTCGTCACCCCGTTCGCGATGATCGCTCTGCAGGAGCGCATGTCGTTCTTCGTGCAGCCCACGCAGGAGGTCTACGAGGGCATGGTCATCGGCGAGAACTCGCGCGCCGACGACATGGACGTGAACATCACCAAGGAGAAGAAGCTCACCAACATGCGTGCAGCCAGCTCCGACACGTTCGAGTCGATGACGCCGCCGCGTCAGCTGACGCTCGAGGAGAGCCTCGAGTTCGCGCGTGACGACGAATGCGTCGAAGTGACCCCCGAGGTCGTCCGCATCCGCAAGGTGAACCTCGACGCGAACACGCGTGCGCGTGAGACGGCCCGCATGAAGCGTCAGGACGCCGGCGCCTGA
- a CDS encoding peptide ABC transporter substrate-binding protein, whose amino-acid sequence MKRNKIALAGVALFAIGAMALAGCASGSGDNGSEKPSGDATAVITANGSEPENPLIPTNTNEVGGGKILDSIFAGLAYYDGKGALVNDMAEEITVDSPTQLTVKLKKDQKFTDGTDVLADNFIKAWNYGALLSNKQLNQSWFSDIVGFSDTADAELTGLKKVDDLTFTIELTSPVATDFATRLGYSAYYPLPDVAFDDMAAFGENPIGNGPYKLDGDGAWKHSVSIALVKNDDYQGGREVANGGLTITFYSSLDAAYADLLSGELDVLDAIPDTSIATFQDELGDRAVNQPAAIFQSFTIGEQVAHFAGEEGKLRRAAISMAINRDEITDKIFNGTRTPASDFTSPVIDGWSDSLKGADVLSYNPDEAKKLWAEADAISPWSGTFQIAYNADSAHQAWVDAVSNSIKNTLGIEASGAPVVDFATLRAQVNERGADGKRTIQTANRSGWQADYPGLYNFLFPLYSTGASSNDGDYANPEFDDLLAKGASASDQADAIKDYQQAQEILLKDLPAVPLWYQNVSGGFGESVDNVTFGWNSVPLYYEITKTK is encoded by the coding sequence GTGAAGCGCAACAAGATCGCCCTTGCGGGCGTCGCGCTGTTCGCGATCGGCGCCATGGCGCTCGCGGGCTGCGCAAGTGGTTCCGGCGACAACGGTTCCGAGAAGCCCAGCGGCGACGCCACCGCAGTCATCACCGCGAACGGGTCGGAGCCGGAGAACCCGCTGATCCCGACCAACACCAACGAGGTCGGTGGCGGCAAGATCCTCGACTCGATCTTCGCTGGACTCGCCTACTACGACGGCAAGGGTGCGCTCGTCAACGACATGGCCGAGGAGATCACGGTCGACAGCCCCACGCAGCTCACGGTCAAGCTCAAGAAGGACCAGAAGTTCACCGATGGCACCGATGTGCTGGCGGACAACTTCATCAAGGCGTGGAACTACGGCGCGCTCCTCTCGAACAAGCAGCTCAACCAGTCCTGGTTCAGTGACATCGTCGGCTTCAGCGACACGGCCGACGCGGAGCTCACGGGTCTGAAGAAGGTCGACGACCTCACCTTCACGATCGAGCTGACCTCTCCGGTGGCCACCGACTTCGCGACCCGCCTCGGCTACTCGGCGTACTACCCGCTGCCTGACGTCGCTTTCGACGACATGGCCGCGTTCGGCGAGAACCCGATCGGCAACGGACCCTACAAGCTCGACGGCGACGGCGCGTGGAAGCACAGCGTCAGCATCGCTCTCGTCAAGAACGACGACTACCAGGGTGGCCGCGAGGTCGCCAACGGCGGTCTGACCATCACGTTCTACAGCTCGCTCGACGCGGCGTACGCCGACCTCCTCTCGGGCGAGCTCGACGTCCTCGACGCGATCCCGGACACGTCGATCGCCACGTTCCAGGACGAGCTCGGCGACCGTGCGGTCAACCAGCCCGCTGCGATCTTCCAGTCGTTCACGATCGGTGAGCAGGTTGCTCACTTCGCCGGTGAAGAGGGAAAGCTCCGTCGCGCGGCGATCTCCATGGCGATCAACCGCGATGAGATCACCGACAAGATCTTCAACGGCACCCGCACCCCGGCCAGCGACTTCACCTCTCCGGTGATCGACGGCTGGAGCGACTCGCTCAAGGGCGCCGATGTGCTCTCGTACAACCCGGATGAGGCGAAGAAGCTGTGGGCCGAGGCCGACGCGATCTCGCCGTGGTCCGGCACCTTCCAGATCGCGTACAACGCGGACAGCGCCCACCAGGCCTGGGTCGATGCGGTGTCGAACTCCATCAAGAACACGCTCGGCATCGAAGCGTCCGGTGCTCCGGTCGTCGACTTCGCGACCCTTCGCGCACAGGTGAACGAGCGCGGTGCTGACGGCAAGCGCACGATCCAGACGGCGAACCGTTCGGGATGGCAGGCCGACTACCCGGGTCTGTACAACTTCCTGTTCCCGCTGTACTCGACCGGCGCGTCGTCCAACGACGGCGACTACGCGAACCCCGAGTTCGACGACCTGCTCGCCAAGGGCGCCTCGGCGAGCGACCAGGCAGACGCGATCAAGGACTACCAGCAGGCTCAGGAGATCCTGCTCAAGGACCTTCCGGCCGTGCCGCTGTGGTACCAGAACGTGTCCGGTGGATTCGGCGAGTCGGTGGACAACGTCACCTTCGGCTGGAACTCCGTCCCGCTCTACTACGAGATCACCAAGACGAAGTAA